From Miscanthus floridulus cultivar M001 chromosome 15, ASM1932011v1, whole genome shotgun sequence, the proteins below share one genomic window:
- the LOC136508565 gene encoding cationic amino acid transporter 6, chloroplastic-like — translation MDKGLALASSDAAAVDHHPAGAITAIGGTGTSSSTLSSFASWRAYGRALAQTPRRLSRRAFAATAPREEMSRVRARSGADMARALRWWDLVGLGLGGMVGAGVFVTTGRAARLYAGPGVVVSYAMAGLCALLSAFCYTEFAVDMPVAGGAFSYLRVTFAAAAGELAAFLTGANLIMEYVFSNAAVARSFTAYLGTAVGVDAPSQWRITVRGLPDGFNQVDLVAVGVILLISVCICYSTKESSVVNMVLTAVHVAFILFIIGMGFAHGDARNLTRPADPSRSPGGVFPHGAVGVFNGAAMVYLSYIGYDAVSTMAEEVQRPARDIPVGVSGSVVLATVLYCLMAASMSMLLPYDAIDPEAPFSGAFKGRERCAWVSNVVGAGASLGILTSLMVAMLGQARYLCVIGRSGVMPAWLARVNPRTATPVNASAFLGVFTAALALFTELDILLNLVCIGTLFVFYMVANAVVYRRYVGSVSEPAARGSCGARWPTLAFLLVFSLAALAFTLAWKLAPPEPRGVRAGLLAACAALAVAAVAAFQALVPQARTPELWGVPGMPWVPAASVFLNVFLLGSLDRPSYVRFAIFSASALLVYALYSVHASYDAEESGRLDVDGGKVQDEACTV, via the exons ATGGACAAGGGCTTGGCGCTGGCGTCCTCCGATGCCGCCGCCGTGGACCATCACCCGGCCGGGGCCATCACCGCGATCGGCGGCACGGGGACCTCCTCCTCGACCTTGTCGTCGTTCGCGAGCTGGCGCGCGTACGGCCGCGCGCTAGCGCAGACCCCACGCCGCCTGTCGCGCCGCGCGTTCGCCGCGACGGCGCCGCGGGAGGAGATGAGCCGGGTGCGCGCGCGGTCGGGCGCCGACATGGCGCGCGCGCTGCGGTGGTGGGACCTCGTCGGGCTGGGCCTCGGCGGCATGGTGGGGGCCGGCGTGTTCGTCACCACGGGCCGCGCCGCCAGGCTCTACGCGGGTCCCGGCGTCGTGGTCTCCTACGCCATGGCGGGGCTCTGCGCGCTGCTCTCCGCCTTCTGCTACACCGAGTTCGCCGTAGACATGCCCGTCGCCGGCGGCGCCTTCAGCTACCTCCGCGTCACCTTCG CGGCTGCTGCCGGGGAGCTGGCGGCGTTCCTGACGGGCGCGAACCTGATCATGGAGTACGTCTTCTCCAACGCCGCCGTGGCGCGCAGCTTCACGGCCTACCTCGGCACGGCGGTCGGCGTCGACGCGCCCAGCCAGTGGCGGATCACCGTGCGCGGCCTGCCCGACGGGTTCAACCAGGTGGACCTCGTCGCCGTCGGCGTCATCCTCCTCATCTCCGTCTGCATCTGCTACAG CACCAAGGAGAGCTCTGTGGTGAACATGGTGCTGACGGCGGTGCACGTGGCGTTCATCCTGTTCATCATCGGCATGGGGTTCGCGCACGGCGACGCGCGCAACCTGACGCGCCCGGCCGACCCGTCCCGCAGCCCCGGCGGGGTGTTCCCGCACGGCGCCGTGGGGGTGTTCAACGGCGCCGCCATGGTGTACCTGAGCTACATCGGCTACGACGCCGTGTCCACCATGGCCGAGGAGGTGCAGCGGCCCGCGCGCGACATCCCCGTCGGCGTCTCGGGCTCCGTCGTCCTCGCCACCGTGCTCTACTGCCTCATGGCCGCATCCATGTCCATGCTCCTCCCCTACGACGCG ATTGACCCGGAGGCGCCGTTCTCGGGGGCGTTCAAGGGGCGGGAGCGATGCGCGTGGGTGTCCAACGTCGTCGGCGCCGGCGCCAGCCTCGGCATCCTCACCTCGCTCATGGTGGCCATGCTGGGGCAGGCGCGGTACCTGTGCGTCATCGGCCGCTCCGGCGTCATGCCGGCGTGGCTCGCCCGGGTCAACCCGCGCACCGCCACCCCCGTCAACGCATCCGCCTTCCTCG GCGTCTTCACGGCGGCGCTGGCGCTGTTCACCGAGCTGGACATCCTGCTCAACCTCGTCTGCATCGGCACGCTCTTCGTCTTCTACATGGTGGCCAACGCCGTCGTGTACCGCCGCTACGTCGGCTCCGTCTCCGAGCCCGCCGCCCGCGGCAGCTGCGGCGCAAGATGGCCGACGCTCGCGTTCCTCCTGGTCTTCTCCCTGGCCGCGCTCGCCTTCACGCTGGCGTGGAAGCTGGCGCCGCCCGAGCCGCGGGGCGTGCGTGCGGGGCTCCTGGCGGCGTGCGCAGCGCTGGCGGTGGCCGCGGTCGCCGCGTTCCAGGCGCTGGTGCCGCAGGCGCGGACGCCCGAGCTGTGGGGCGTCCCCGGGATGCCCTGGGTGCCCGCCGCGTCCGTCTTCCTCAACGTCTTCCTGCTGGGGTCGCTCGACCGCCCCTCCTACGTCCGCTTCGCAATCTTCTCGGCCTCCGCGCTGCTCGTGTACGCGCTCTACAGCGTGCACGCCAGCTACGACGCCGAGGAGAGCGGGCGGCTCGACGTCGACGGCGGCAAGGTGCAGGACGAAGCGTGCACGGTGTAG